Proteins encoded within one genomic window of Mycolicibacterium aubagnense:
- a CDS encoding FHA domain-containing protein FhaB/FipA translates to MQGLVLQLTRVGFLLLLWLFIWSVLRVLRTDIYAPTGAVMVRRGLAIRGTLLPNRDRRRYARQLVVTEGALAGTRITLTSQPVLIGRADDSTLVLTDDYASTRHARLSPRGSEWYVEDLGSTNGTYLDRAKVTTAVRVPMGTPVRIGKTVIELRP, encoded by the coding sequence ATGCAGGGGTTAGTTCTGCAGCTGACGCGGGTCGGTTTCCTTCTGTTGCTCTGGCTTTTCATCTGGTCGGTCCTGCGCGTGCTGCGCACCGACATCTACGCACCCACCGGAGCCGTCATGGTGCGGCGCGGCCTGGCGATCCGGGGCACCCTGCTGCCCAACCGGGACCGACGCCGGTACGCGCGCCAGCTGGTGGTGACCGAAGGCGCCCTCGCCGGCACCCGGATCACCCTGACCAGCCAGCCCGTCCTGATCGGTCGGGCCGACGACTCCACCCTGGTGCTCACCGACGACTACGCCTCGACACGGCACGCCCGGCTGTCGCCGAGAGGCTCCGAGTGGTACGTCGAAGACCTAGGATCGACCAACGGTACATACCTGGACAGGGCGAAAGTGACGACGGCGGTAAGGGTTCCAATGGGAACGCCGGTTCGAATCGGCAAGACGGTAATCGAGCTGCGCCCGTGA
- a CDS encoding PP2C family protein-serine/threonine phosphatase — protein MTLVLRYAARSDRGLVRANNEDSVYAGARLLALADGMGGHAAGEVASQLVIAALAHLDDDEPGGDLLAKLNDAVHDGNAAIAAHVEADPELEGMGTTLSAILFAGTRLGMVHIGDSRGYLMRDGELTQITKDDTFVQTLVDDGRITAEEAHSHPQRSLIMKALTGHEVEPTLTMREVRAGDRYLLCSDGLSDPVSHETIQAAMQIPDVVDCADRLIELALRGGGPDNVTVVVADVVDYEYGQTAPILAGAVSGQDDDTLPPNTAAGRASAFNPKRAAAAAKKPVAQPDPPQRKSHTRRNLIIGAILLILLLVSGLAIGRYLIRSNYYVAGYNGSVYIMRGIPGSLLGLPLQEPYLLACLDTHSEMTIIGVDDTHAGCQPMKVADLRESGRAQVTAGLPTGTVDDAIRQLKELSRSSLLPLCAPPVVAPPAAPAPAPGAPAPSLSVVPQPPRGPAPGPEAPASTTPAPTTAPTAAPGPAPVPNPSSPAPVPATPTVPAAPSPTATALPPPPQEPGTNCRNAS, from the coding sequence GTGACACTCGTACTCCGATATGCCGCGCGCAGCGACCGCGGCCTGGTCCGCGCCAACAACGAGGACTCCGTCTACGCCGGGGCCCGGCTGCTGGCTTTGGCCGACGGAATGGGTGGCCACGCCGCGGGCGAGGTCGCCTCACAGCTGGTCATCGCCGCATTGGCGCACCTGGACGACGACGAACCCGGCGGCGACCTGCTGGCCAAGCTGAACGACGCCGTCCACGACGGCAACGCGGCCATCGCCGCGCACGTCGAGGCCGACCCCGAACTCGAGGGCATGGGCACGACCCTGAGCGCCATCCTGTTCGCGGGCACGCGGCTGGGCATGGTGCACATCGGCGACTCTCGCGGCTACCTGATGCGCGACGGTGAGCTGACGCAGATCACCAAGGACGACACGTTCGTCCAAACCCTGGTCGACGACGGCCGCATCACCGCCGAAGAGGCCCACAGCCACCCGCAGCGCTCGCTCATCATGAAAGCGCTGACCGGCCATGAGGTCGAGCCGACGCTGACCATGCGGGAAGTCCGCGCCGGCGACCGCTACCTGCTGTGCTCGGACGGGTTGTCCGACCCCGTCAGCCACGAAACCATCCAGGCCGCCATGCAGATCCCGGATGTCGTCGATTGTGCCGACCGCCTCATCGAGCTGGCGCTGCGCGGCGGCGGCCCGGACAACGTCACCGTCGTGGTGGCCGACGTCGTCGACTACGAGTACGGCCAGACCGCCCCGATCCTGGCGGGTGCGGTGTCGGGTCAGGACGACGACACCCTGCCGCCCAACACCGCGGCCGGACGCGCCTCCGCCTTCAACCCGAAGCGCGCGGCAGCAGCGGCGAAAAAGCCGGTGGCACAACCTGATCCACCGCAGCGCAAGAGTCACACCCGGCGCAACCTGATCATCGGCGCGATCCTGCTGATCCTGCTGCTCGTCAGCGGCCTGGCCATCGGGCGCTACCTGATCCGGAGCAACTACTACGTCGCCGGCTACAACGGCTCGGTCTACATCATGCGCGGGATACCGGGTTCGCTGCTCGGCCTACCGCTGCAAGAGCCATACCTGCTGGCCTGCCTCGACACCCACTCCGAGATGACGATCATCGGCGTCGACGACACCCACGCCGGCTGCCAGCCCATGAAGGTCGCCGACCTGCGCGAGTCCGGTCGGGCGCAGGTTACCGCGGGCCTGCCGACCGGCACGGTCGACGACGCGATCCGTCAGCTCAAAGAATTGAGCCGCAGCTCGTTGCTGCCGCTGTGCGCGCCGCCCGTCGTCGCCCCGCCGGCTGCCCCGGCACCGGCACCCGGCGCACCCGCGCCGTCGCTGTCGGTGGTGCCCCAGCCGCCGCGCGGTCCGGCCCCCGGACCCGAAGCCCCGGCCTCCACGACGCCGGCCCCCACCACTGCGCCGACAGCGGCTCCCGGCCCGGCGCCAGTCCCCAATCCCTCCAGCCCAGCGCCTGTCCCGGCCACCCCCACCGTGCCCGCGGCTCCGTCCCCGACGGCCACGGCACTCCCTCCGCCACCTCAGGAGCCGGGCACAAACTGCCGGAACGCGTCATGA
- a CDS encoding FtsW/RodA/SpoVE family cell cycle protein, with protein MTTPGGAKRQEDTAGRAKRREDTQGRAKRREDTQPQSPVAVAPPLPNRRNSELVLLGFAAVITTVALLIVEANQETGLRMDLIQFMVGFIVLFGGAHLAVRRYAPYADPLLLPVVALLNGLGLVMIYRLDLSAHARPAGIVPGGNANQQMLWTLLGILVFTAILMFVHDHRMLARYGYICGLAGLILLAIPAVLPDSVAEQYGAKIWIRLPGFSIQPAEFSKILLLIFFASVLVTKRSLFTSAGKHMFGMDLPRPRDLAPLLVAWVGSIGVMVFEKDLGASLLLYATFLVLLYVATEKLSWVVIGLTLFCAGSLVAYHLFAHVRVRVQNWMDPFADPDGAGYQMVQSLFSFATGGIFGTGLGNGQPGTVPDASTDFIIAAVGEELGLVGLAAVLMLYTIVIIRGLRTAIAVRDSFGKLLAAGLAAALALQLFIVVGGVTKLIPQTGLTTPWMSYGGSSLLSNYVLLALLLRVSHVARRPLPTRNPNTSSIASASTEVIEKQ; from the coding sequence ATGACCACGCCGGGGGGAGCGAAGCGGCAGGAAGACACAGCGGGGCGAGCGAAGCGACGGGAAGACACCCAGGGGCGAGCGAAGCGACGGGAGGACACGCAGCCGCAGTCTCCGGTGGCGGTCGCTCCTCCACTGCCCAATCGGCGTAATTCCGAGTTGGTCCTGCTGGGGTTCGCCGCCGTGATCACGACGGTGGCGCTGCTGATCGTCGAGGCCAATCAGGAGACCGGCCTGCGGATGGACCTCATCCAGTTCATGGTCGGCTTCATCGTGCTGTTCGGCGGCGCCCACCTGGCCGTGCGCCGCTACGCGCCCTACGCCGACCCGCTGCTGCTGCCCGTGGTCGCGCTCTTGAACGGGCTGGGCCTGGTGATGATCTACCGGCTGGACCTGTCGGCCCACGCCCGGCCGGCGGGCATCGTGCCGGGCGGCAACGCCAACCAGCAGATGCTGTGGACCCTGCTGGGCATCCTGGTGTTCACGGCGATCCTGATGTTCGTGCACGACCACCGGATGCTGGCCCGCTACGGCTACATCTGCGGCCTGGCCGGCCTGATACTCCTCGCCATCCCCGCGGTGCTGCCCGATTCGGTGGCCGAGCAGTACGGCGCCAAAATCTGGATCCGGTTGCCGGGCTTCTCGATTCAGCCCGCCGAGTTCTCCAAGATCTTGCTACTGATCTTCTTCGCCAGCGTGCTGGTCACCAAGCGCAGCCTGTTCACCAGCGCCGGCAAGCACATGTTCGGGATGGACCTGCCCCGGCCGCGCGACCTGGCTCCGCTCCTGGTGGCCTGGGTCGGCTCCATCGGCGTCATGGTCTTCGAGAAGGACCTCGGGGCGTCCCTGCTGCTGTACGCGACGTTCCTGGTGCTGCTGTACGTGGCCACAGAAAAACTCAGCTGGGTGGTCATCGGGCTGACGCTCTTCTGTGCGGGAAGCCTTGTGGCGTACCACCTTTTCGCGCACGTGCGGGTGCGCGTGCAGAACTGGATGGACCCGTTCGCCGATCCCGACGGCGCCGGTTATCAGATGGTGCAGTCCCTCTTCAGCTTCGCCACCGGCGGCATTTTCGGCACCGGCCTGGGGAACGGACAACCCGGCACCGTGCCCGACGCCTCCACCGACTTCATCATCGCGGCGGTGGGCGAGGAGCTCGGGCTCGTCGGCCTGGCCGCGGTGCTGATGCTCTACACCATCGTCATCATCCGGGGCCTGCGCACCGCCATCGCGGTGCGTGACAGCTTCGGCAAGCTGCTGGCCGCCGGCCTGGCCGCCGCGCTGGCACTGCAGCTGTTCATCGTCGTCGGCGGTGTCACGAAACTGATCCCGCAGACCGGTCTGACCACGCCGTGGATGTCCTACGGCGGCTCGTCACTGCTGTCCAACTACGTGCTGCTGGCCCTGCTGTTGCGGGTCTCGCACGTCGCCCGCCGGCCGCTGCCGACCCGGAACCCCAACACGTCGTCGATCGCGTCGGCCAGCACCGAGGTGATCGAGAAGCAATGA